A stretch of Mesorhizobium sp. M2A.F.Ca.ET.046.03.2.1 DNA encodes these proteins:
- the tssA gene encoding type VI secretion system protein TssA yields MIDLALWLNPLNGANPSGEDLRNDPAFHDLERLTEPQVKVVHDGNSKPTSQSSPVDWTAVLEKAEELRPRGRDLRLLVIVARALANEEGLAGLAQGLTLIARTFEQYWDTMHPALRTGAPREAALRRINALLDLQNGQEGLLANLRQAVFFSPRAIGPISGRDLEQAALDERVMLQEAASGLGTAEKAALTNAHNQLLNRVRTGCAAQIDQAADAMTSLLADARAAIAALDAIDTALNARIEGNGATVPELKKFLQRLLTTLERNSSAGAQVANGAAKASPQPVQPASTPARNGHGAEPMASVASPVEASAGLPDRINSRDEVVKCLDLVVAFYDRTEPSSPIPHLARRVRRMVHMDFVELMEDLAPSGLKEFRLLAGVPDPKKPAQKDER; encoded by the coding sequence ACGGTGCGAATCCGTCGGGAGAGGACTTGCGCAACGACCCGGCTTTTCATGACCTGGAGCGCCTGACCGAGCCTCAGGTCAAAGTCGTTCACGACGGCAACAGCAAGCCCACCTCGCAATCCAGTCCGGTCGACTGGACGGCCGTGCTGGAAAAAGCCGAGGAATTGCGTCCGCGCGGCCGGGATCTGCGGCTGCTGGTCATCGTTGCGCGGGCCTTGGCCAACGAGGAAGGGCTGGCCGGCCTCGCCCAGGGCCTGACGCTCATCGCCAGGACCTTCGAACAGTACTGGGACACGATGCACCCTGCGCTGCGGACGGGCGCGCCGCGCGAGGCCGCCTTGCGCCGCATCAATGCGCTGCTCGACCTGCAAAACGGCCAGGAAGGCCTGCTGGCGAACCTCAGGCAGGCGGTATTCTTCTCGCCGCGCGCGATCGGGCCGATCAGTGGCCGGGACCTGGAACAGGCGGCGCTCGACGAACGCGTCATGCTCCAGGAGGCAGCCTCCGGCCTCGGGACCGCCGAAAAGGCGGCGCTGACGAACGCCCACAACCAGCTGTTGAACCGTGTGCGCACAGGATGCGCGGCGCAGATCGATCAAGCAGCGGACGCGATGACGTCGCTGCTGGCCGACGCGCGTGCCGCGATCGCCGCTCTCGACGCGATTGATACCGCCCTCAATGCCCGCATCGAAGGCAATGGCGCCACCGTCCCGGAATTGAAGAAGTTCCTGCAGCGTTTGCTGACGACGCTGGAGCGGAATTCCAGCGCGGGCGCCCAAGTGGCGAATGGTGCCGCGAAAGCCTCCCCACAGCCGGTTCAGCCGGCATCGACGCCCGCCCGAAACGGTCATGGAGCCGAGCCGATGGCAAGTGTGGCAAGCCCAGTCGAAGCGAGCGCCGGCCTGCCGGACCGGATCAACTCGCGCGACGAAGTCGTCAAATGCCTGGACCTCGTCGTCGCCTTCTACGACCGCACCGAGCCGTCCAGCCCCATCCCGCATCTCGCCCGGCGGGTGCGCCGGATGGTGCACATGGATTTCGTGGAACTGATGGAAGATCTCGCCCCGTCGGGGCTGAAGGAATTCCGGCTGCTTGCCGGTGTCCCGGATCCCAAGAAGCCGGCCCAGAAGGATGAAAGGTAA
- the tssB gene encoding type VI secretion system contractile sheath small subunit has translation MPAESKAKVIERNRAPRVQIAYDVETYGSPTTIELPFVMAVMADLAGASQTKEASKSVLDRNFVETDANRFPKFMEAMGPRVKARVKNTLPQAEGQERDEELAIDLTFSKMGDFAPDKIAEQVPQLAEILKMRRQLEELLGFMDGRVDAEKRIAQLLNNEPLLSKIASQAMDDGKGEE, from the coding sequence ATGCCAGCAGAGAGCAAAGCGAAGGTCATCGAAAGAAACCGCGCGCCGCGCGTGCAGATCGCCTACGATGTCGAAACCTACGGCAGCCCGACGACGATCGAACTGCCGTTCGTCATGGCCGTGATGGCGGACCTTGCAGGCGCTTCGCAGACCAAGGAAGCGTCGAAATCGGTCCTCGACCGCAACTTCGTCGAAACCGACGCCAACCGCTTCCCGAAATTCATGGAAGCGATGGGGCCGCGCGTGAAGGCGCGGGTGAAGAACACCTTGCCGCAAGCCGAGGGCCAGGAGCGGGACGAAGAGCTCGCCATCGACCTCACCTTCTCCAAGATGGGCGACTTCGCGCCGGACAAGATCGCCGAGCAGGTCCCGCAGCTGGCCGAGATCCTGAAGATGCGCCGCCAGCTCGAGGAGTTGCTGGGCTTCATGGACGGCCGCGTCGACGCCGAAAAGCGCATCGCGCAGCTTCTGAACAACGAGCCGCTGCTGAGCAAGATCGCCAGCCAGGCGATGGATGACGGCAAGGGCGAGGAGTAA
- the tssC gene encoding type VI secretion system contractile sheath large subunit, with product MAEQQKTAAATAEAEAIDLGEFSGLLEKDFKVKKDDSEKLQQLVRNLALAAQSRSETTTISSNAIKSIKSLIAGIDKMLTTQVNEILHAPEVREMEGTWRGLWYLINNTETDTKLKIRVMNISKEQLADTLEDYEGQMWDQSPIFKKVYTDEYSMLGGEPIGCIIGAYEFSNHPRDVGLLRNISGVCASAHTPFIAAASPRLFRMDSWQELPNPQDLQMIVNNPAYASWQSLRESEDARYIGLTMPRVLARLPYGSETVPVKGFTFEEEVGGDHNKYVWMNAAFPMGVNINRSHKLYGWGTQIRGVENGGTVLNLPVHAFPTDDGSIAMKCPTEVAIDDRREAELAKLGLMPILHRKNTDLAAFIGAHSLQDDETRAGRLVDPDAQSNERLSANLPYLFPVSRFAHYLKAIARDKIGSFKERTDMEIWLTEWINRYVLANPAFADDKARAKRPLAAAEVQVDSVEGRPGYYNARFYLRPHYQLEGINASLRLVSELPSVKG from the coding sequence ATGGCCGAACAGCAAAAAACCGCAGCCGCCACCGCCGAGGCGGAAGCCATCGATCTCGGCGAATTCAGCGGGCTCCTTGAAAAGGATTTCAAGGTCAAGAAGGACGACAGCGAGAAGCTGCAGCAGCTGGTGCGCAACCTGGCACTGGCGGCGCAATCGCGCTCCGAGACGACGACCATCTCTTCTAACGCGATCAAGTCGATCAAGTCGCTGATCGCCGGCATCGACAAGATGCTGACGACGCAGGTCAACGAGATCCTGCATGCGCCGGAAGTGCGCGAGATGGAAGGCACGTGGCGCGGCCTCTGGTACCTGATCAACAACACCGAGACCGATACCAAGCTGAAGATCCGGGTGATGAACATCTCCAAGGAGCAGCTGGCCGACACGCTGGAAGACTATGAAGGCCAGATGTGGGACCAGAGCCCGATCTTCAAGAAGGTCTACACGGACGAGTATTCGATGCTGGGCGGCGAGCCTATCGGCTGCATCATCGGCGCCTATGAGTTCTCCAACCACCCGCGCGACGTCGGCCTACTGCGCAACATCTCGGGCGTCTGCGCCTCGGCGCACACGCCGTTCATCGCTGCCGCCTCGCCGCGGCTGTTCCGCATGGACAGCTGGCAGGAACTGCCGAACCCGCAGGACCTGCAGATGATCGTGAACAACCCGGCCTATGCCTCCTGGCAGTCGCTGCGCGAAAGCGAGGACGCCCGCTATATCGGGCTCACCATGCCGCGCGTGCTGGCGCGCCTGCCCTATGGTTCGGAAACCGTTCCGGTGAAGGGCTTCACCTTCGAGGAGGAGGTGGGCGGCGACCACAACAAATATGTCTGGATGAACGCCGCCTTCCCGATGGGCGTCAACATCAACCGCAGCCACAAGCTCTATGGCTGGGGCACGCAGATCCGCGGCGTCGAGAATGGCGGCACGGTGCTCAACCTGCCGGTGCACGCCTTCCCAACCGACGACGGCTCGATCGCGATGAAATGTCCGACCGAGGTCGCCATCGACGACCGGCGCGAAGCGGAATTGGCCAAACTCGGCCTGATGCCGATCCTGCACCGCAAGAACACCGACCTTGCGGCCTTCATCGGCGCGCATTCGCTGCAGGACGACGAGACGCGCGCCGGACGTCTGGTCGATCCTGACGCGCAGTCGAACGAGCGGCTTTCCGCCAACTTGCCTTACCTGTTCCCGGTCTCGCGCTTCGCGCACTACCTCAAGGCGATCGCGCGCGACAAGATCGGCTCGTTCAAGGAACGCACCGACATGGAGATCTGGTTGACAGAATGGATCAACCGGTACGTGCTGGCCAACCCTGCCTTCGCCGACGACAAGGCGCGCGCCAAGCGCCCGCTTGCCGCGGCCGAGGTGCAGGTCGACAGCGTCGAAGGCCGGCCCGGTTACTACAACGCCCGTTTCTATCTGCGTCCGCACTATCAGTTGGAAGGCATCAACGCCTCGCTCCGGCTGGTGTCGGAACTGCCGTCGGTGAAGGGCTGA
- a CDS encoding Hcp family type VI secretion system effector — translation MPDRTDAPSTKIDGFLKVPDIKGPSKRDGHEDEIEIHGVDYKMIAPYDPNSLSRRGRVSMGMIKFFKHYDKSSPYLKKALFENKALDEVVFSARRTIDGETSDYLVVTLTDASIMEYDMRQAQDEPDLIEEEVSFAYKKIKFVYDKDDEIEMDVYVGK, via the coding sequence ATGCCAGACAGAACCGATGCGCCCTCGACGAAAATCGACGGCTTCCTGAAAGTGCCGGACATCAAGGGCCCGAGCAAACGTGACGGCCATGAAGACGAGATCGAGATCCACGGCGTCGACTACAAGATGATCGCGCCCTACGACCCGAACTCGCTGTCGCGGCGCGGCCGCGTGTCCATGGGAATGATCAAATTCTTCAAGCACTACGACAAGTCGTCGCCCTACCTGAAGAAGGCGCTGTTCGAGAACAAGGCGCTGGACGAGGTGGTGTTCTCGGCACGCCGCACCATCGACGGCGAGACGAGCGACTATCTGGTGGTGACTCTCACCGACGCCTCGATCATGGAATACGATATGCGGCAGGCGCAGGACGAGCCAGACCTGATCGAGGAAGAGGTCAGCTTCGCCTACAAGAAGATCAAGTTCGTCTACGACAAGGACGATGAGATCGAAATGGACGTCTATGTCGGCAAGTGA